One window of the Eucalyptus grandis isolate ANBG69807.140 chromosome 6, ASM1654582v1, whole genome shotgun sequence genome contains the following:
- the LOC104447225 gene encoding probable CCR4-associated factor 1 homolog 11 encodes MSPARSKPIAIRAVFYANLESEFALIRSVVDRFPIISMDTEFPGTVIRPGPAGGGGGGRALPPPESNYGLLKANVDRMHMIQIGLTLSDGEGNLPDFGTKCAYIWEFNFRDFDAARDVQNPDSVALLRKQGIDFEMNRQKGADSARFGELLMSSGLVCNDEVSWVTFHCAYDFGYLVKTLTQRDLPDRLEDFLKLVRMYFGPKVFDVKHLIRFCENLYGGLDRVCKALGVERIVGQSHQAGSDSLLTLHAFHKIRKVHFSDVARLEKYANVLHGLDVSSKS; translated from the coding sequence ATGAGCCCCGCGCGATCGAAGCCGATCGCGATCCGGGCCGTCTTCTACGCCAACCTCGAGTCCGAGTTCGCGCTGATCCGGTCCGTCGTCGACCGGTTCCCGATCATCTCCATGGACACCGAGTTCCCCGGCACCGTGATCCGCCCCGGCCCCgccggcgggggcggcggcggccgagcGCTGCCGCCGCCGGAGAGCAACTACGGCCTCCTCAAGGCGAACGTCGACCGGATGCACATGATCCAGATCGGGCTCACGCTGTCGGACGGCGAGGGCAACCTCCCCGACTTCGGCACCAAGTGCGCGTACATCTGGGAGTTCAATTTTAGGGATTTCGACGCGGCGCGCGACGTGCAGAACCCGGACTCGGTGGCGTTGCTCCGGAAGCAGGGGATCGATTTCGAGATGAACAGGCAGAAGGGCGCCGACTCGGCCCGGTTCGGCGAGCTGCTGATGTCGTCGGGGCTCGTCTGCAACGATGAGGTGAGTTGGGTCACCTTCCACTGCGCGTACGATTTCGGTTATCTGGTCAAGACGTTGACGCAGCGAGACTTGCCGGACAGATTGGAGGATTTCTTGAAGCTGGTTAGGATGTATTTCGGGCCTAAGGTGTTTGATGTTAAGCATCTGATTAGGTTTTGCGAGAATTTGTATGGAGGGTTGGATAGGGTGTGTAAAGCGCTTGGGGTGGAGAGGATTGTAGGGCAGTCGCACCAGGCCGGGTCAGATAGCTTGTTGACTCTGCACGCTTTTCATAAGATTAGAAAAGTTCACTTTAGTGATGTCGCTCGGCTTGAGAAGTATGCAAATGTTTTGCATGGTCTGGATGTATCTTCTAAATCTTGA